In Pygocentrus nattereri isolate fPygNat1 chromosome 26, fPygNat1.pri, whole genome shotgun sequence, one genomic interval encodes:
- the LOC108439767 gene encoding uncharacterized protein LOC108439767 — protein sequence MTTRLLESFNALDSYSKRVLERHAKKNCQLSMPRHCFAHDKRNTVLVLHYDLDFLTPRTSVYKPKSNTEHAGEEQDHLPKRLRISKSSAPVTSMKGISSIRSVEVVSSKINIRPFTSNENTAWTSPTNVKSSGRNVCQDKEEERPSFMITSLKKPLRPCRRSPHRMKWSREVENVPSLHALNKDSSKALVGSSLGYTDTSHWRSNSFNDDGPFKLPESVGILVTQELHQEIDAELGTSRLHKNGTGETFEREFTQEQLSPFEKEFLDEPVPLSLEDELERTNVKVLTPCPASVYKALPIVSETYPVVYRPQQQHHEPFSSPGFHCLDPAEPLTQVTAVRKSKVHSTIIHITESLQTDYMIRSLRERQCSRSYSRSGLKATRTGAYHVNLQMLSADGNVVKSPDLSRLPLHNHKDVSLSVPTNKGPLIPLVMPRRKVLSSTCVGPVVNGKNPNQTYASQEIPSTYSKLLYGTSRRFSNKCYTSAPQTQQSKASDPKNKMDFLFISKPVTYSQNGMKGIIAKQKTFKEDLSKEATVLCEDFVSQGASCETFDMNEMNFSTPTSRVDCRSQDTTTPVKEAGVTDHTGIEDTRKLSYILHLPQPINIPTADSWN from the exons ATGACAACCAGATTACTTGAGTCCTTCAATGCCTTGGATAGTTATTCCAAGAGAGTGTTGGAGAGACATGCAAAG AAGAACTGCCAGCTAAGTATGCCAAGGCACTGCTTTGCACATGATAAGAGGAACACAGTGCTGGTGTTGCACTATGACTTGGACTTTCTCACTCCCAGAACGTCTGTTTATAAACCCAAATCCAATACGGAGCATGCTGGGGAGGAGCAAGATCATCTTCCCAAAAGACTAAG GATTTCGAAGTCTTCAGCCCCAGTAACCAGCATGAAAGGGATCTCCAGCATCAGATCAGTTGAGGTTGTCAGTAGCAAAATCAACATACGCCCATTCACAAGCAATGAAAACACGGCCTGGACAAGCCCAACTAATGTTAAGTCTTCAGGCAGAAACGTGTGCCAAG acaaagaggaagagagaccgAGTTTCATGATCACATCTTTAAAGAAACCTCTTCGGCCCTGCAGACGATCCCCACACAGAATGAAGTGGTCAAGAGAG GTGGAGAATGTACCCTCTTTACATGCACTAAACAAGGACAGTAGCAAGGCCTTGGTGGGAAGCAGCCTTGGATACACAGACACCTCTCACTGGCGCTCCAACTCTTTTAATGATG ATGGACCATTTAAATTACCTGAGTCAGTTGGAATCCTGGTTACTCAGGAACTTCATCAAGAGATTGATGCTGAGCTTGGTACCAGTAGGCTTCATAAAAA tggaactGGAGAGACATTTGAAAGAGAGTTTACCCAAGAGCAGTTATCTCCATTTGAAAAGGAATTTCTCGATGAGCCGGTTCCTCTTAGCTTGGAAGATGAGCTGGAGAGGACAAATGTAAAAGTGCTTACACCTTGCCCGGCATCTGTTTATAAAGCATTGCCG ATAGTCAGTGAAACGTACCCTGTGGTATACAGaccacagcagcagcatcatgAGCCCTTCAGCAGCCCAGGCTTTCACTGTCTGGATCCCGCAGAACCTTTGACCCAGGTCACTGCAGTCCGAAAGAGCAAAGTCCACTCAACCATCATCCACATTACTGAGTCCCTGCAAACAGACTACATGATCCGCAgtctgagagaaagacagtgttCAAGGTCCTACTCAAGATCAGGGCTCAAAGCGACAAGGACGGGGGCCTATCACGTGAACCTGCAAATGCTCTCAGCAGATGGAAATGTTGTCAAGTCTCCAGATTTGAGCCGACTCCCGCTCCATAATCATAAAGATGTGTCTTTGTCTGTACCTACAAACAAAGGTCCACTGATTCCTCTGGTCATGCCTAGAAGAAAAGTGCTTTCCTCTACTTGTGTTGGCCCTGTGGTTAATGGCAAGAACCCTAATCAAACTTATGCCAGTCAAGAAATTCCCTCAACCTACTCTAAACTACTGTATGGAACCTCAAGAAGATTCAGCAACAAATGTTACACCTCAGCTCCACAGACCCAGCAAAGCAAAGCCAGCGATCCAAAAAACAAGATGGACTTCCTATTCATCTCAAAACCAGTCACGTACAGTCAAAATGGTATGAAAGGCATTATCGCCAAACAAAAGACTTTTAAAGAAGACCTGTCCAAGGAGGCAACCGTGCTGTGTGAAGACTTTGTGTCACAAGGTGCAAGTTGTGAAACTTTTGATATGAATGAGATGAACTTTTCCACTCCAACCAGTAGAGTAGATTGCAGGTCCCAGGACACTACAACCCCAGTAAAGGAAGCTGGGGTCACAGATCATACTGGCATTGAAGACACTAGGAAGCTCAGTTATATCTTGCACCTTCCTCAGCCAATAAACATCCCAACTGCTGATAGCTGGAATTAA